The following DNA comes from Acidobacteriota bacterium.
CGCAGGCTGCGCTCCGACTGGCCGAACTCGGTGAGGGCCTGGAGCATCGCCGAATCGATGTCCAGATTGACGCCGCCGCCGGAGTAGTAGGCCCATTTCTTCAGCCACGGGCAGACCTGCAGCACCGTCACCACCGGTACCTCCGGGATGTCCGCGGTCTGTAGATAGAAGCCGAAGTCCCCGGGAATGCCCTTGCCTGAGTCCATCAGCCGTTGCAGCCCCGGCAGGATCGGTGCGCGATCGATTTCGATGAGATCCGGAGACATGTTGGAAACCCACCGCAGATTCACCGCATCGCGCTCGATGAGCTCGGTAATGCCGTGGAAGAGGGCCTCCCGGCGGGTGATGTGACTCGCCAACCCACCGCTGGTGGAATAGCCCACCATGTCCTCGTCCGGGCGCAGGGAGTAGAACATCGCCACCATCTGCACCGGCATCCACACCTTGCGACCGCTGATCAGCTGCTCGCCCTCGATCCAGCCCAAGAAGCTGTCCTCGGTGAAGCGGTCGTAGTAGACCGTCCCGCGTTCGTATTGCTCCTCGGCGAAGAGTGGAATATCCCCTGGGCCCATGCAGTCATAGCCCCGCTTCATCATGCCCTTGTAGGTGTCGTAAAGGATCTCCTCGCCTTTCTCGAACACCGCCAGGGAGCCGAGCACCCGCTCCACTGCCTCACCCAGGCTGGAGACGAACATATGGGGAATGTCGTCGCCCTTGCCGCCGGCGAAGAGGCTTTGGGAGAGCCCGCTGTCGAGGGCCGACAGGCCGGTCATGCGCCGGAGCATGTAATCGAAATCGTAGTACTCGCTGTGGCCCACATGGATGGGCATGCCGCCAGCGGGACCGAAATAGGTCACCACTTTGCGCAGCGGACCGCGGGGGGAGTAGAGCGAGAGGAGGTCTTCCAGACCCTGCCCCTGCTCGTCGTTCATCCGGTAGAAGAACGCCTCGACGTTGGGATTGATATAGGTGGTGTTCAGCTGCAGGCCAGACATACTCCTCACACTCCTTTCCGGGATCGATCCCGGCGAAATCAGATGAGAAGTGGAGCCCTCAGCGCGGAAAAATATTAATCAATATTGACATGCTGTTATTACAAAGTCAAGCCTACCGACAATTCTTGTCTTGTTATCACAAGTTCTGTACAGGAATTGACGAGGCTCCTCACTGCTACCGTTCGGGATCGCAGAGCCAACAGCGGGCACCGTAGCAAGCTTCGGGAATCACCCCCGCCTCTCCCCCCCCCCTGCACCAGCAAACGGCATAAGATAGAGGTTTCCCAACCCGCTACCTCCCTGGAGACTCGATGAGCTCATCGATGCCCCGAACCTCAGCCGCCCTCGGGCTGCTATCCGCCGGAATCTTCCTCCTGTGCTCAGTCGTGGGTGCCCTCCCCGTAGGAGCCGCGCTCCCCCAGCACCCGGCTCTGACCCAGAGCCCCCCACCGACCTGGGTCGAGGTGCTCGAAGATCCGCCGGCACCGGCGACGGCGGGAGACTCCTCCGCCCTCGCCTACCGCATCAGCGACGATCAAGTCTTGCTGCAGGGCACGGACAGCAGCATCTACAGCTCGCTGGTGGTGGAGGTCCTCACCCAAGCCGGCCTCCAGGATGCCGCCCAATGGGAAGTGGTCTTCGATCCACGGCATCAACGGTTGCGCATCCATCACCTCGACGTCTATCGGGACGGCGCATGGACCGATCGCCTGGCCTCCGCCCAGGGCTCGGTGCTGCAACGGGAGTCCGAGCTCAGCCGCCGCCTCTACGACGAGCGCCTCAGCCTGCTCTTGTTGTTGGAGGACGTGCGAGTCGGGGACCTGGTGCGCTTCTCCTACACCCTGGAGGGGCGCAACCCCATCCTCGGCGAGCGCTACGCCGCATCCTTCTATCTCGGCTACAGCATCCCGGTGGCGGAGCTCCGGGTGCGCCTCCGAGCCCCCACCGGGGAGCCCCTGCACTACCGTCTCCAGGGCACCGACGAGGAGCCGGAGAAGGTGCGCCGCGGCCGCTGGCAGGAGCTAATCTGGCACCGCCGGGACGTGGCCGCGGTGCCGGTGGACGAAGACACCCCGCCGGATCACGAGCCCTTGCCGCTGGTGCAGGTGAGCCAATTCGACAGCTGGGAGCAAGTCTCCGCCTGGGGGCGCGAGCTCTACCTACCCCAGGCCTTGCCGGAAGAGCTCCGGGAGGTGTGGAAGACCATCGCCCTCGATCATCGGGGCCCCTCCGGCGCCTCCCACCTCGACGCCGTGGCGGCGGAGGGCCGCTTCCTCGCCGCCAGCCGCTGGGTCCAGGACGAGGTCCGCTACTTCGGCATCCTCCTCGGCCACCACTCCCACGCTCCCCACGACGTGGCGGACATCGCCCGCCGCCGCTACGGCGACTGCAAGGACAAAACCCGCCTGCTCATCACCCTGCTGGACAGCCTCGGCATCGAAGCCTGGCCGGCCTTGGTGAACAGCTCCGGACCCGACCTGCGGCGCTTCCACCCCTCGCCGCTGGTCTTCGATCACGTGGTGACGGTGGCCCGGCTTCCCCAGGGAGTGTTCTGGGTCGACCCCACCCTGGAGCTCCAAGGCGGCGATCTCGACAGCCTCTACTTCCCCCGCTACCGCACCGCCCTCGAGCTACGCCCCGGCGTCACCGCCCCCACCGTCCTGCCCGAGCACCACTCCCGCCCCGGCCGCCGGGAAGTCCACCACGCCTATGAGCTCGACCTCGCCCAGGACGATCTCGTCGTCGACATCGTCACCACCTTCGAGGGAGCCCAGGCGGAGAGCCAGCGGGCCGAGCTCGACTCCTACTCCCTGGAAGAGATCCAGGACAGCTACGTCGAGTTCTACACCTCCGGTGAGCGCACCGTAGAGCCCCTGAGGCCGCTGCGGGTGTCCGACGACCGCGACGCCAACCGGTTGAAGATCTTCGAGCGCTACCGCATCCTCGACTGCTGGCAGCCGGACGAGGCCGGCACCACCTGTGACCTCCTGCCCCTCACCGTCGGCTCGAGACTGACCGAGCCGGCACGGCTGGAGCGCACGGCCCCACTGCACCTTCCGAAGGGTCTGGAAGTCCGCGAGATCATCGACCTGCGCACCCTCCGCAGGTGGGACTTCGACCCGGTGGAGGTGGTCGAGGAAAACCCCTGGTTCACCTACCAGGTCAGCTCCACCGTCGAATCCCACAGCATCGAGCTGGTCTACGATCTTCAGACCGTCGCCGACCGGGTCCCGCCGAACTACCTCCAACGCTACGTCCAGGCCCTCGGCGTCGTCGGCGAGAACAGCGGCTACTCCCTCTATCTGCTCGGAGACGGTCAGACCTCGGAGCCGGAGATCTCCGACGATGTCGCGGCGGCCATCGGCTGCGGCTTCCTGCTGGTGATGTTCCTGGGAGCGGTGGGACTGGTGGTGGGAGTGGTCTTCTTCCTCCGGCGCAGCCGCCGCTCCGCCCCCGCCGGCGCTGCGGGAAGCTGCAACGAGTGCCGCGCTCCCCTACCCTCCGGCGGCAACGCCCGCTTCTGCCCCCGCTGCGGCGCCCCCGTTAGCAGTGCCGTCGCCGGCACTTCCACCCACGGCACCGCTGCGGCGCCCGCCGCGGCTTCTTCAGCCTCCACCCCCGCCGCCTACCCCACGCCGAGAGCCCAGTCCAACCCCATCTCCATCCCGTTGATCATCCTCGGCGCAGCGGCAGCGCTCTTCTTGGTCATCTCCGTCATCGGCATCCTCGCCGCCCTCCTCATCCCCAACTTCGTCGACGCCCTGAGCCTGGCCAAGCAAAAACGCTCCCTGGCGGACCTGCGCACCGTCGCCGACGCCCTGGACCGCTTCCACGCCGTGGAAGGCTACTATCCCGCCGCTTCCGACACCGGCCAGCTGGTGGAGATGCTCTCCGGCGCCGGCCCCGTGGCCGAGGCCCCCTCGATGGCTGCCAGCGACGGCTGGGAACGAGCCTTCACCTACCAATGCTGGCCCCCGGAGGCGGCGCCCTCCGGACCTGAAGACGACTCCACAGAGAGGGCGTTGCTGTGCAGCGACTACCGCCTCGCCAGCGCCGGCGCCGACGGCGTCTTGGAGCACCAGGATCTAAGGAATTACGAGGCCCACCAATGGCAGCCCTCGGACGACCCCCAGCGCCACCGCGACCTGGTCATCGGCCCCGAGGGATGGGTCACCCGGCCCGCTTCGAGCTACCCATGAACGAAACGCGCCTCCCCGTTGCCGGGAAGGCGCGCTGTTTCTTCGATTCGGCTCACCCGAGGTAGGGGTGAGGTCTATAGCTCAGAGCCAGAACCCATCAGGGGAAGACATCCGTCCAGCTGTTGGCATTGCCGGACTCGAAGTCGTCGATGAAGATGGGCTCGCTGCCACCACCGAAGGTGAAATACACCCCCGCCGGCGTGCCGGGCTTGAAGAAGTCCAGGCGGTGCGCCCGCACCGACTCCTCCGCGTCCACCCAGAAGGTGAACATCGTGCCCCAGCGCAGGGCGTTGGCGTTGGCGTTGACGGCGTGATCGTCGGTCTCCCAGGTCACCGTCCCCGCCGCCTGGTCGATGGTGACCACCCAATCGTTGGCGTCATAGGGCTCGCCGGAGTGATGGGGCACGTCCCGGAAGCCGGCGTTGCTGATCACCGTATCGACCGGGAACTCCAGCCGGAAGCGGTTGGCACTGCGGTCCGAGTTGTGGTTGTGGATCGCATACTCGTAATGGAATCCGCCGGCGGTGTCGGTGACCTTGCGGGCCACGTGGAAGCGCTCGGTGATGGAACCCGCCAGGCCGCCCAGAGGCGTCGGCACATCGATGTTCATCATCTGCACCGTCGGATCCACCGCCTGCCAGGCGGAGATGGCCGGTTCCTGCCAGATGGTGGGGCCGGTGACCTGCAGGTCGAAATTCGCACCGCTCACCAGCACCTCGCGGTGGGAGGCGTTGTTCAGAGCATTCCCCGCCTCGGCGTCGTCGGCGGCGATGTAGTGGCCCTCGACCCAATACCGGGCGCCGGTGTTCTGAGCCGGATCGACCTCGCTCTCCTTCACCTGGATCCACTGGTTGACGCCGCTGTGCCCCACGGTCGTGTAGGGATAGGGGAACTCGCCGGTGGCGCCGTTGACCTCCGAGCGCATGCCCAGGGGCCGGCTACCGTTGAGCCCGGAGCCGTAGGGATCGGTGCAGCCCACGCCCAGCTGGTCCCCGCCATGGGGCGGCGACTGGCAGCTGGAGCCGCAGGTGGAGTCGGAAGAATTGACCGAGAAGAAACCGTGCTTGAGCCAGCTCATCCCCAGCTGCTCAAAGCGGCCGTCCTTGAGCCGATAGAGATTCTGGGCGATGACCGGGTGCTGGTTGACGTCGCAAAAGGTATCGCCAGCGTCGTTGCACCACCACAGCGGCTCGTTACCGATATTGCACGAGGTGGTGCCGACGCTATAGCCGCGCACGCCGCCGGAGACGCCGTTGTTGGCCACGCTGGTGAGATAGAGCACCGTGACGTCCGGCCCGCTCCGGCCGGGGCCGGCATCCGCTCCACCGGACCACAGCATGGCCCCCGCCACCGCCGCCAGGACCAAAGCGCAGCAAATTCCAATCCTGAAGCGGCGCCAAATCTTTTGAGGCTTCTCGTCCATCTCCGTCCTCCCGCGTGAAAGCTGCGGTCTGCTCCGCAGAGTTGATCGTCCGGTCGCCTTGGGATTGTAGCCCAAGAGCTGTTGAGAGTGCAGAATCGTCGGTGTGAGGCTACTCCCGCGCCTCCACCTGCCGCAGCAGCTGCTCCGCCCCCGCATGCCCCGGCGAGCGCCGCAGCACCTCCCGCAGCTCCGCCGCCGCCGCCGCCGAAGAGCCCGCGCCGAGAAGGGCCCGGGCCAGCAGGAAGCGCGTCTCTACATCCTCCGGGGCTTGGGCGAGAGCGATGCGGAATTGCTCCACCGCGGCCTCGAAGCGCCCCGCCGAGGCCAGCACGCCCGCTAGATTCTCCCGCGCCTCCCGCAGCTCCGGCTGCGCTTCCAGTGCCGCCTGGAAGCGCGCCACGGCGCCGTCCACGTCGCCAGTCATGGCCTTCACCAGGCCGGCGTTGTAGGTCAGGCTGGGGGTCGCTGGCGCCCGCCGCAGGCCTTCTTCCAACACCTCCCCGGCCCCCGCCAGGTCGCCGCTCTGCCCCAGCAGAATGCCCAGATTCACATACGCCCCGGGTCTCTCCGGCGCCGCCTCCAGCGCCCGCCGATAGGCCTCCTTCGCCCGCGCCTCTTCCCCCCGGGACCAGGCCACCCGCGCCAGCAGCTGCTCCATGGAGGCCGCATCCTCCCCCCCCGCCAGCGCTTCCTCGGCGTGGGCCTCCACCTCGCGGGAGAACCCCGCCTGCATCTCCAAATAGGCCAGCTTCGCCGCCGTCGTCGGCGACTTCACCAAGCCCCAGTTCTGTGCCTTGATCAGATGATCCCGAGCGTCCAGCACCCGTTCCCGCTCCGCCGACCCCACCGCCGGCACCGGCGCGGTGACATCCAACGCCGTCCGCCACGGCGCCGCTGAGCGGTACGCCCGCTCCCCCAGCGCCGCGTGCCCCCGCACCACCGCGCTATGGACCCAGAAAATCCCCACCACGCCCAGAAGGCTCACTACCACCCACCCCGCCGGCAGCAGCTTGCCCTCCCGCTTCAGCCGCCAGCCACGGAACGCCATGGCCCGCCGCGACGCCAGCTTCACCGCGAAGAGCGTCAGGTACGCCAACACCGCCGCCAGCCCCAGCGACATCAGGAACGGCACCGCTCCGTAGAGCCCGCGGAAGGTGAAAAACGCCGCCGCAAAGGCCACCGCCAGCACGCCTTCCTGCCCCCAGGAAAGCTGCGGGCCTTGCCGCCGCGGCTCTTCCACCCGCGGCTTCGCCCCCAGGCTGATGGGACCGGCGCCGTAGTAGAGCGCATCGTTGGGGCACACGCTCACGCAGTCCATGCACTTCATGCACCCCGGATCCACCACCATCCCGTAATCCCGCACCTCCTGGTGCACCCGCACATTGGACGAGCACACCGCCGTGCAATGCCCACAGCCGGCGCAGGCGTCGGTGACCCGAATGCGCATCGGCGACACCTTGTCCGCCAGCCCGTAGATGGCGCCGTAGGGGCAGGCATAGGTGCAAAAGCCCTTGGCGCCCAGGAAGTAGACGATGACGAAGCCGCAAGTCAGAAAGGTCAGCCCGCCGACGACCCACCCCGGGAAAGTGGCCCAGAATTCCGAGGTGGTCATCTCGAAGCCCAGATGCTGAAACGAATCCCCGATCCACAACCGATACGCCACCGGCCACAGGAACATGTAGACGAAGGCGAGGAGCGGCACCCACAGCAACACCCGCGACCGCAACGGCGCCGGCTTGATCCCCACCTTCCCCAACAACCACCGGCAAAGATCCTGCAGCGCCACCAGATGGCACGCCCAACCACAAAAAAACCGCCCGAACACCGCCGTCAATAGAATCGTCGCCGCGAAGAAGATCAACCCCGCATTGACCATATTCCCCTTCGAGAACGCCATCGCCTCCGAAGGCTCCACCGGCGTCACCGACGACCCTGTCATCAACCAATGGGCAATATGCGCCGCGATCACCAAGTGCACCAACACCAACACCCCCGCCCGCCACTTGGCGGTCCGGGAGCGGGCGATCTTCGGGGGCTTGGAGTCTTTGTCCTGAAGGACGGGTAGCGGGGACATGGTCCTGGGAGATTACCGCGAAATGGGGCGGGGTGGGATCGATAGTCCGGCGCAGGCTGGCTCCGATGCTCCAGCGTCGGAGCCGAGGGGAGACGCTCCAGCGTCGGGGGCGGGGGCGCGCCGCGCAAGGGCGCAGCGAGCGGGAACCCCCGCGAGGGGTTCAAACCCCTCGCTACTCCATAGCGGCCTCCGTTCCGGAGGACGCCACCCCCACCCACCCCGGAGCCGGCCAGCGGCCGGCGCTCCCAGGGGAATCACCCCCGGGAGAAAACTCGCTCCGATGCTCCAGCGTCGGAGCCGGGGGAGACGCTCCAGCGTCGAGGGCGGGGGAGTCGCCCCCGACAGGGGCGAGATAGAATAGCGAGGAGGTTTCAACCCCTCGCGGGGCTGCAGCCACCATCTACACCAACTATAAAAACCAACGCCTCCATCACCACCCCGTCATTCCCGCGAACGCGGGAATCCACGCGGTCCCGACTGTGGCAGCGCCACCTCCCCCCCACCGCCCCCGTCCGCCCCGGCCCCCGGGGGCTCCGGCTCGTCCCTCGCTCTCCGCACCCCGGCCGCCCGGCCGGACTCCCCCAGCGGCTCCGCCGCCGGCGCTCCGCGCCCCTGACCTAGGGCCAGGCGGACGCCCAGGTGGTCGCTGCGAGCGGCCGGGTGGCTCCAGTAGCGGGACGCCGCACGCACGGACTGCGCGTACGAGCGCCAGGAGCCACCGCGGAGCACGCGATGCGCGCCCCGCTCCGAGCCCGCAGGATTCACCTGCAACTCGGAAGGGTACTCCTCCTTCCAATCGCTGCACCACTCGAAGACGTTCCCTAGCATGTCGTACAGGCCCCAGGGGTTGCGCTCCTTCAGCGCTACCTCTCGAGTTCCGGCTTCGGTATGGTCGTATTGCTTCTCCGGCCAATCCGAAGAATCAACGCCGCCCTCCAAGTCGAAGCCCTTCCCGCTGTTGCCGCCGTACCAGGCGATGTCATCAAGAAGCGGTGCGTTGTTCGCTCCTAGAATCTCCAGATCTCCCGCCCACGTCGCACCCTCGGTCCCCGCCCGGCACGCATACTCCCATTCCGCTTCCGTGGGCAGCCGGCACTTCAACCTCGGCTCCTTCTCTTCTACAGCCTCGAAAAAGCGGTGGCAGTCCTCCCAGCTCACCTGCTCCACCGGCCACTGCGGTGACTGAAACCGGCTTGGGTTCTCTCCCATCACCGCTTGCCACAGCGCCTGGGTGCACGGAGTCTCTGCCAGCCAGAAGCCTTCCGTCAGCTCTACCAAGTGCCGAGGGCCTTCATCATCCCAGCGGCCCTTTTCGTGTTCGGGCGACCCCATCCAAAACCGTCCCGGCGGAATCCACCGCAGCCGCTGCGGCACGCCTTCCACCTCAAAGCTTGCGAACACTCCGTAGCGGTCTTCTCCCCATTCCACCGCCCAGTCGGGAGGGTGGCCTTGATCGATGGGGTGGGGGGTGGGGGGAGCGCTACTACGCTTCATTCAAGCCCCCGTCCGTCCCTGCCCCCGGCCGAACTCCCCCAGCGGCTCCGCCGCCGGCGCTCCGCGCCCCTGACCTAGGGCCAGGCGGAAGCCCAGGTTGAGGCGGCGAAAGCCCGGGTGGTACCAGACGCGGTACGCCGCACGCACATCCTGCGCGTGCGAGAACCAGGAGCCACCGCGGTACACGCGATCCGCGCCCTCCTCGGGTCCCAAAGGATTCACCTGGGGCTTCGCGTCATAGCGATTCTGCCAGTGGTCACTGCACCACTCGTAGACGTTCCCGAGCATGTCGTAGAGCCCCCATGGATTCGGATCCTTCAGACCGACCTCTCGAGTTCCTGCCCTAGTGTGCTCGTATTGCTTCTCTTTCCAGTTCGAAGAGTCTAAGCCCTCCTCCAAGTCGAAGTTCTTCCCACTGTTGCCGCCGTACCAGCCGATGTCATCGAGAAGAGGAGCGTTGCGCTCGCCGAGGATCTCCAGATCCCCGACCCAGGTTGCCGTCTCGGTGCCTGCCCGACATGCGTATTCCCACTCTGCCTCGGTGGGCAGGCGGCAGCTCAGCTTCCTCCGCTTCTTCTTCAACTGTACGCAGAACTTCTGGCAGTCCTCCCAGCTCACCGAATCTACCGGCCGTCGGGCGGAACGATACTCGCTCGGGTTCTTCTCCATCACCGCCTCCCAGAGCTCTTGCGTACACGGCGTCTCCGCCAGCCAGAACCCCTCCGACAACTCCACCAAATGCCGTGGCCCCTCGTCGTCGCCGTATCTTCCTTCTTCGCTTTCCGGCGACCCCATCCAAAACCGGCCCGGCGGAATCCACCGCATCCGCTGCTGTGCGACCTGCTTCTTCTGTCCTTCCACTTCAAACGCCGCCCAGAACCCATAGCGGTCCCGCCCAGCAGCCACCGCCCACTCCGGCCGATGACCCGCGTTGAGATGAACACGGTGAACGTCGGTGACGATTTCGAGGGTAGAGACAGGCTTCGGCCAACCCAGCGAGGGATCTTCGGCATCG
Coding sequences within:
- a CDS encoding YcaO-like family protein, with amino-acid sequence MSGLQLNTTYINPNVEAFFYRMNDEQGQGLEDLLSLYSPRGPLRKVVTYFGPAGGMPIHVGHSEYYDFDYMLRRMTGLSALDSGLSQSLFAGGKGDDIPHMFVSSLGEAVERVLGSLAVFEKGEEILYDTYKGMMKRGYDCMGPGDIPLFAEEQYERGTVYYDRFTEDSFLGWIEGEQLISGRKVWMPVQMVAMFYSLRPDEDMVGYSTSGGLASHITRREALFHGITELIERDAVNLRWVSNMSPDLIEIDRAPILPGLQRLMDSGKGIPGDFGFYLQTADIPEVPVVTVLQVCPWLKKWAYYSGGGVNLDIDSAMLQALTEFGQSERSLRLAQTAPERGFAYGVRRMFDVPEDTPVSQIDIFFKIIAYYGYPSNVAKMGKYMKGETKIPLSSLPSDPDSTDVQRFDALVEVLKEHKIDPIVFDFTPPQMKRVKLMKVYITELAPPYLHSKPLLGSERFYEMPKKLGFRSDRLKFDDLRTD
- a CDS encoding DUF3857 domain-containing protein — protein: MPRTSAALGLLSAGIFLLCSVVGALPVGAALPQHPALTQSPPPTWVEVLEDPPAPATAGDSSALAYRISDDQVLLQGTDSSIYSSLVVEVLTQAGLQDAAQWEVVFDPRHQRLRIHHLDVYRDGAWTDRLASAQGSVLQRESELSRRLYDERLSLLLLLEDVRVGDLVRFSYTLEGRNPILGERYAASFYLGYSIPVAELRVRLRAPTGEPLHYRLQGTDEEPEKVRRGRWQELIWHRRDVAAVPVDEDTPPDHEPLPLVQVSQFDSWEQVSAWGRELYLPQALPEELREVWKTIALDHRGPSGASHLDAVAAEGRFLAASRWVQDEVRYFGILLGHHSHAPHDVADIARRRYGDCKDKTRLLITLLDSLGIEAWPALVNSSGPDLRRFHPSPLVFDHVVTVARLPQGVFWVDPTLELQGGDLDSLYFPRYRTALELRPGVTAPTVLPEHHSRPGRREVHHAYELDLAQDDLVVDIVTTFEGAQAESQRAELDSYSLEEIQDSYVEFYTSGERTVEPLRPLRVSDDRDANRLKIFERYRILDCWQPDEAGTTCDLLPLTVGSRLTEPARLERTAPLHLPKGLEVREIIDLRTLRRWDFDPVEVVEENPWFTYQVSSTVESHSIELVYDLQTVADRVPPNYLQRYVQALGVVGENSGYSLYLLGDGQTSEPEISDDVAAAIGCGFLLVMFLGAVGLVVGVVFFLRRSRRSAPAGAAGSCNECRAPLPSGGNARFCPRCGAPVSSAVAGTSTHGTAAAPAAASSASTPAAYPTPRAQSNPISIPLIILGAAAALFLVISVIGILAALLIPNFVDALSLAKQKRSLADLRTVADALDRFHAVEGYYPAASDTGQLVEMLSGAGPVAEAPSMAASDGWERAFTYQCWPPEAAPSGPEDDSTERALLCSDYRLASAGADGVLEHQDLRNYEAHQWQPSDDPQRHRDLVIGPEGWVTRPASSYP
- a CDS encoding tetratricopeptide repeat protein, producing MSPLPVLQDKDSKPPKIARSRTAKWRAGVLVLVHLVIAAHIAHWLMTGSSVTPVEPSEAMAFSKGNMVNAGLIFFAATILLTAVFGRFFCGWACHLVALQDLCRWLLGKVGIKPAPLRSRVLLWVPLLAFVYMFLWPVAYRLWIGDSFQHLGFEMTTSEFWATFPGWVVGGLTFLTCGFVIVYFLGAKGFCTYACPYGAIYGLADKVSPMRIRVTDACAGCGHCTAVCSSNVRVHQEVRDYGMVVDPGCMKCMDCVSVCPNDALYYGAGPISLGAKPRVEEPRRQGPQLSWGQEGVLAVAFAAAFFTFRGLYGAVPFLMSLGLAAVLAYLTLFAVKLASRRAMAFRGWRLKREGKLLPAGWVVVSLLGVVGIFWVHSAVVRGHAALGERAYRSAAPWRTALDVTAPVPAVGSAERERVLDARDHLIKAQNWGLVKSPTTAAKLAYLEMQAGFSREVEAHAEEALAGGEDAASMEQLLARVAWSRGEEARAKEAYRRALEAAPERPGAYVNLGILLGQSGDLAGAGEVLEEGLRRAPATPSLTYNAGLVKAMTGDVDGAVARFQAALEAQPELREARENLAGVLASAGRFEAAVEQFRIALAQAPEDVETRFLLARALLGAGSSAAAAAELREVLRRSPGHAGAEQLLRQVEARE
- a CDS encoding formylglycine-generating enzyme family protein, which encodes MKRSSAPPTPHPIDQGHPPDWAVEWGEDRYGVFASFEVEGVPQRLRWIPPGRFWMGSPEHEKGRWDDEGPRHLVELTEGFWLAETPCTQALWQAVMGENPSRFQSPQWPVEQVSWEDCHRFFEAVEEKEPRLKCRLPTEAEWEYACRAGTEGATWAGDLEILGANNAPLLDDIAWYGGNSGKGFDLEGGVDSSDWPEKQYDHTEAGTREVALKERNPWGLYDMLGNVFEWCSDWKEEYPSELQVNPAGSERGAHRVLRGGSWRSYAQSVRAASRYWSHPAARSDHLGVRLALGQGRGAPAAEPLGESGRAAGVRRARDEPEPPGAGADGGGGGEVALPQSGPRGFPRSRE